A stretch of the Pseudorasbora parva isolate DD20220531a chromosome 13, ASM2467924v1, whole genome shotgun sequence genome encodes the following:
- the mpnd gene encoding MPN domain-containing protein has product MGSEPPSSPQVVEEGADEEDEELSGAEDADLRASSGRGSLLTRRGITLRVLLKDGLVEPGDGVLSIHYLGKKFVGDLLNDGKIRWVETGQIFNSPSAWATHCKRLVNPAKKSGCGWASVRYRGQKLVQYKTTWLHKYQPCADMSLISEGEDDEMGDDDEEEGKTAIPLEDKNKKSKPELHDISLMQRRDRERVPVRYCTLGTRDATRDPHTLVELSAFSAINRFQPFNVAVSSNVLLLMDFHCHLTSSEVVGYLGGRWDTNTQLLTVLRAFPCRTRLADKDAAPAVEEEICQNLFMRGLSLVGWYHSHPRGPALPSLQDIDSQMDHQLRLQGSSNGFQPCLGIICGPYYHGNQGVASTITPFWVVPPPEQRPNDYGIPVAVEVTYVQDNFLTTDVLNEMMLLVEFYRSAPDLVQFSQMWSPNNSILDKIKASLSGHAPKDQAYAQILEHVYNQLRNAQ; this is encoded by the exons ATGG GCTCGGAGCCACCCTCGTCTCCTCAGGTTGTGGAAGAAGGAGCAGATGAAGAGGATGAGGAGTTAAGTGGGGCTGAAGATGCTGACCTGAGGGCTTCTTCTGGGAGGGGTTCCCTCCTGACCAGGAGAGGCATCACATTAAGAGTCCTTTTAAAGGATGGCCTTGTGGAGCCTGGAGATGGCGTTTTGTCCATACACTACCTG GGTAAAAAGTTTGTTGGCGATCTTTTGAACGACGGGAAGATCCGTTGGGTGGAGACTGGGCAGATCTTTAACTCTCCAAGTGCCTGGGCAACACACTGTAAGCGCCTGGTGAACCCGGCCAAAAAGTCTGGCTGTGGCTGGGCCTCGGTGCGATACCGTGGACAGAAACTGGTCCAGTACAAAACCACCTGGCTGCACAAATACCAACCCTGTGCCGACATG AGCTTGATAAGTGAAGGAGAGGATGATGAGATGGGCGATGACGATGAAGAGGAAGGGAAAACGGCCATTCCATTAGAGGACAAGAATAAAAAGTCCAAACCTGAGTTGCACG ACATTAGCCTGATGCAgaggagagacagagagagagttcCAGTTAGGTATTGCACTCTTGGGACCAGAGATGCTACAAg GGATCCACACACTCTCGTAGAGCTATCTGCCTTTTCTGCCATCAACCGCTTCCAGCCTTTTAATGTAGCCGTTTCCAGCAATGTTCTGCTGCTGATG GATTTCCACTGTCACCTGACCTCAAGTGAGGTAGTGGGGTATTTAGGGGGCCGATGGGACACTAACACGCAAT TGCTCACGGTCTTGCGGGCGTTCCCATGCCGTACACGCTTGGCTGATAAAGACGCTGCCCCAGCTGTCGAAGAAGAG ATTTGTCAAAATCTCTTCATGCGCGGGCTGTCATTGGTGGGATGGTATCACAGTCACCCCCGAGGCCCCGCCCTTCCATCTCTGCAGGACATTGATTCGCAGATGGATCACCAGCTCCGTCTACAAGGCAGCAGTAACGGCTTCCAGCCCTGTCTGGGGATTATCTGTG GACCCTATTACCATGGCAACCAAGGCGTGGCCTCCACCATCACGCCATTCTGGGTAGTTCCCCCTCCTGAG CAACGACCCAATGATTACGGCATCCCAGTGGCGGTAGAGGTCACATACGTGCAAGACAACTTCCTCACTACAGACGTGCTCAATGAGATG ATGCTGTTGGTGGAGTTTTATCGGTCTGCTCCTGACCTGGTGCAGTTCAGTCAGATGTGGAGTCCTAATAACTCAATACTCGACAAAATCAAG